From the genome of Bacteroides sp. MSB163, one region includes:
- a CDS encoding TPM domain-containing protein, protein MKRLISISLFLCLLLSVQAQKVYTTDNIPKVHLQNKMRYVCNPDGILSQAACDSIDRMLYALEQQTGIETVVAVVPSIGNDDCFDFAHRLLNEWGVGKKGKNNGLVILLVTDQRCIQFYTGYGLEGDLPDAICKRIQTRDMIPYLKDGNWDAGMVAGVRAVCGRLDGSMVNDTDDEEDISFFGILAAVIGFFVVAGGIGWMAARAASKCPNCGQHKLQRTSSKVVSRINGVKTEDVTYTCRNCGHKIVRRKQSYDENYRGGGGGGPVIFGGGGGFGGGGGGGFSGGSFGGGMGGGGGAGSRF, encoded by the coding sequence ATGAAAAGATTAATCTCCATAAGTTTATTCCTATGCCTGCTGTTATCCGTGCAGGCACAGAAGGTCTATACTACAGACAATATTCCCAAAGTACATCTTCAGAACAAAATGCGCTATGTCTGCAATCCGGACGGCATCCTCTCTCAGGCTGCCTGCGACAGCATCGACCGTATGTTGTATGCATTGGAACAACAAACCGGCATTGAGACAGTAGTTGCCGTGGTTCCGTCTATCGGCAATGATGATTGCTTTGACTTTGCGCACCGCCTGCTCAATGAATGGGGTGTAGGAAAGAAAGGAAAGAATAATGGTCTGGTCATTCTTCTGGTGACCGATCAGCGCTGCATCCAGTTCTATACAGGTTATGGACTGGAAGGAGATCTGCCCGATGCCATCTGTAAACGTATCCAGACACGCGACATGATTCCTTATCTGAAAGATGGTAACTGGGATGCAGGTATGGTTGCCGGTGTGCGTGCCGTATGCGGCAGACTGGACGGTAGCATGGTGAATGATACAGATGATGAAGAAGACATTTCCTTCTTCGGCATTCTGGCAGCAGTTATCGGATTCTTTGTTGTTGCCGGAGGAATCGGTTGGATGGCGGCACGTGCCGCAAGCAAATGCCCCAACTGCGGACAGCACAAATTGCAACGCACCAGCAGTAAAGTGGTTTCCCGGATCAACGGAGTAAAAACGGAAGATGTTACCTACACTTGCCGCAACTGCGGACACAAGATAGTACGCCGCAAACAGTCGTATGATGAAAACTATCGCGGAGGTGGCGGAGGAGGTCCGGTCATCTTTGGCGGTGGCGGAGGCTTCGGCGGCGGCGGAGGCGGTGGCTTCAGCGGAGGCAGCTTCGGTGGAGGTATGGGAGGTGGCGGAGGTGCCGGTTCCCGATTCTGA
- a CDS encoding LemA family protein — translation MKKSTIIILVVLALLVIWGVTGYNGLVTMDENVSGQWSNVETQYQRRADLIPNLVSTVKGYASHEKETLEGVVEARSQATQIKVDANDLTPEKLAEYQKAQGAVTSALGKLLAITENYPDLKANQNFLELQAQLEGTENRINVARTNFNNAAKNFNTAIRRFPKNILASLFGFEKRAYFEASEGAETAPQVQF, via the coding sequence ATGAAGAAATCAACTATTATCATTCTTGTTGTTTTAGCTCTCCTCGTCATTTGGGGTGTTACTGGTTATAACGGACTAGTAACTATGGATGAAAACGTAAGCGGACAATGGTCAAACGTTGAAACACAATATCAACGCCGTGCCGACTTGATTCCGAATCTGGTTAGTACGGTAAAAGGATACGCTTCTCATGAAAAAGAAACTCTGGAAGGTGTGGTAGAGGCTCGCAGCCAGGCTACTCAAATTAAAGTAGATGCTAATGATCTGACTCCGGAAAAGCTGGCTGAATACCAGAAAGCTCAAGGTGCGGTAACTTCTGCATTGGGTAAGTTGCTTGCCATTACTGAGAATTACCCCGACCTGAAAGCAAACCAGAATTTCCTGGAACTGCAAGCTCAATTGGAAGGTACTGAAAACCGTATCAACGTGGCACGTACCAACTTCAACAATGCAGCAAAGAACTTCAATACTGCCATCCGCCGCTTCCCGAAGAACATTCTTGCAAGTCTGTTCGGCTTCGAAAAACGTGCTTACTTTGAAGCTTCCGAAGGAGCTGAAACAGCACCGCAGGTACAGTTCTAA